In Bacteroidota bacterium, the genomic stretch ATTTTGGGCTTTCTTTAAATAGGCAGATCCACCATATTTAGAATATGAATCGTAATCTAATCCAATTATATAGTAAACGTAAAAAGATAAAACTGCAGCTAAATTAGATGTGAATGAACCTTCTACAAATTCTATGGTTTCGTGTTCCACATAGTCAAAAACGAAATTATCGTCCTGAAAATTAAACATTGGTGAATTATAGGAGGTATTGTAAATAGGTCGCACACTTTGAATTTGAATTTTACCTTTGAATTTATCAGTTGAAATACGGTCACTGATGGTAATATAGAAGTTACACTCAATACGTTCGTTTGGTAAAAATTCATCTTCTGTCCAAACCGTATTTCGCAGAAACTCATTGATCCCATCACGCATATTATCATACACATGCTTATCGGTTGATTGAACAGTAGGTGAAATTACATTCACATTCACATTAAGTTCTTGACTATAAAGCTGTATACTAGCAGAAAATAATAATAGAATTACTAAACTTTTTTTGATCATCATGTCATATTAATTCAAACAAAAATAATGTATTTAGTGAAATGTTTGTTAGGATATTAACCACAAACCTTACAAATTATTGCTTGGAATTTATTTCTAATTCGTCAAACTTATCAGATTGCAAAACTTCCACTGCTTTCTGATATTTATTATTCATTTGGTTAAACACTTTATAATAAGCTTCAGCTTCATAAAGTTGCCGAGCAATCAGTGCTTTAATCTGGTTTAAAATAATGTCTTTGGATTTATTAAACTCATCTTCCCTATATTCTACGCCTGTTTTTTTTGCATGTACGTTGAATTCCTTCAATACGCTATTGGCAGAAAAATAAGTGTTAAAAGCTTTGAAATCAGGATATTTATTGAGCAAAAGCGGACGATTATTATCAACATATTGCAGTACAAAACTAGAAAAAGATCCACTTCGAATTAATTGATTGAGGTAGTAGGTGTTTCCGCTGCTATCAATAGCTACAAAAATATCGGGCATGATACCACCACCACCATACATTATCCGGCCGTTTGCTGATGTAAATTTTAAACTGTCGTTGAAATGCACAGAATCTGCTGAATATACTTCGCCATTGGCATATCGTTCATACATCTCCATATAATAATCATCGGTACCTGTATCGTAAGGTTTCTGAATGAAACGCCCCATCGGTGTATAATATCGTGCAACAGTTAAGCGTATTTTTGATTGATCAGAAAGCACAAATTCTTCCTGCACAAGTGCTTTTCCAAAAGTTTTTCGTCCGATGATTATAGCTCTATCCCAATCCTGAACAGCACCTGCTAATATTTCACTGGCTGATGCTGAACCTTCATCTATTAAAACAACCAGTTTACCGGAAGTAAAATCTCCCCGACCATTGGAAAAATAATTTCTTCTTTTTCGCATACGGCCTTCTGTATATACGATCAGTTTTTTGGAGCTGAAAAATTGATTGGTAATATCATAAGCTGCTTTTAAATAACCACCCGGATTTCCTGATAAATCAACAATCAAACTTTGCATACCCTCTTTTTCGAGTTTGTATAAAGACTCTTTAAATTCATCAAATGTGGTGGCTGAAAATCTATTTATTTTAATGTAGCCAATGTCTTCATTGACCATGTAAGATGCATCGATGCTAAACAAAGGAATTTTGTCTCGTGTAATGGTAAAATCCAATAGATCGCTTTCGCCATTGCGCTTTAATTTGACATTTACTTTAGAGCCTTTTTTTCCTAATAATTTATTTCTGACATCTGCATTTTGAATCCCAATTCCGGCAACTACTTCATCATCAATATAAATAAACTTGTCTCCAGCCTGAATGCCCAAAGCTTCAGAAGGCCCGCCTGATATGGGGGAAACGACTATAATAGTATCTCGTAAAATATTAAATTCGATTCCAATGCCTTCAAAATTTCCATCTAAATCTTGTTCAACAGCAGCAACATCAGCTGCATCAATATAATAGGAGTGAGGATCCAAATCTTGTAAAAGCTTCAAAATGGTTTCATTGATTAACTTATCCTCCTGAATAGTATCCACATACGTTTCATCTATTTTGTTTAAGACTTCAGTGAGTTTATTCTGATAGGGATATGGATGAAAGCGTTTGCCAAGATACATTCCAAATGCAACCATAAGAGCAAAAAGAAATGGCAGCAGAATTTGTGTTTTCTTATTCATGAATTGATTATTACTTCCTGCAAAATTAGCAATTATTAAACCAGTAAGCCTGATCGTAGTGACTAAAGTTAATTTGGATAGTTTGACAGAAGAATAGATGGAAGAATTGTTTGCAGATGATTTAAAATATAGAACTTTGAACAAATTGAATCATGTATAATTATCAAAGTATTTGCAATCAAGTAATTGAAATTGTTAAAGAGACAGCTCAATTTCAAAGAAGGGAGTATGACAAATTAAATCGTGCGAATGTTGCATTTAAAGATAAAAACGATTTAGTGAGTTATGTGGATATTGAATCAGAAAAATATTTAATAGACAAATTAAAACCATTAATAATAGGAGCAGAGTTTCTTGCTGAAGAAGGTCATGCTGATATAGATTGTCTTCGAGATCAAGCAATCTGGATTATTGATCCTTTGGATGGAACAACCAATTATGTTCATCAGGTTCCTGTTTTTTCAATTTCAGTTGCACTCTATGTAAATAAAAAGGCAGTAATAGGTGTAGTTTATGAGGTAATCAGGGATGAATGCTTTTATGCCTGGCAGGATTCTCCATCTTTTCTGAATGGAAAAGAAATTCATGTAAAAGAAAACGATTCCATTCAGAATGCACTGATCGGAACAGGTTTTCCCATCAAAAACTTTGAAGTTAAAGAAAGCTATCTGCGGATTTTTTCTGAATTGATAGAAAAAAGTCGTGGATTAAGGCGCTTGGGCTCTGCAGCAGTTGATCTGGCTTATGTTTCCTGTGGCCGTTATGATGCTTTTTTTGAATACAATTTGAATCCATGGGATGTTGCAGCCGGTTTATTTATTGTTCAGCAAGCTGGAGGAGAAGTAAGTGATTTTTCAGGAGGAGATAATTATCTATTTGGTAAGCAAATTTTGGCAGCGAGTTCAGCTTTATTTAAGGATATGCAAAGATTAATTGAAGAAAAGAAGTAAGAATATAATAATCAGTCTAAGTGTTTTCTTAAGCCAATATCATAAGCAATTCTCATATAATTTCTTAGATCTTCATTAACGTCTTCTTTTTGTTTGATACGAACATAATGATTGAAAATACTAGATTCAGGTACCTGAGCAATTTTGTAAAATTGATTTTCATCCAGTTAGTTTTGTCTGAATTGAAAAACGACATCAATATAATCCTTTCCTAAACGGTGAATGTAGCCAAATCGAATTTGAGCAGCAAAGGAGATTCGTGTTTTTGCTGGATGAAGAACAATTTCTCCAATTTTATTAAACTCTTCCAGAAAATGAAAAAAGAGCCCGATAGTGTGTCCCGACTTTCCATGCAAATAATTCTCAACTGACTTATCACGACAGGAATGATTGGCATTTTTGTAAATAAACTTTTGACCGCATTTGGTGCATGTCCACATCATAAAAGTACTTGTTTTTCTGCAAATGAAAATACAACAAATATTTGTAAGGAATTTGTTATTAAGTTCATTTTCCTAGTAGATTACCCTAAAAATTTAATAAATTCGTATACTAAATAAATCAAAAATTGTAGCACATGAATTTCGATGAAATAGTAAAATTACTAGGAGAAAAAGCAGATTATCTGTTAAATTATAATAATGTAGCCATATCCAAAGATAACCTACATTTACCATCATCAACATTTGTCGATGATATCTGGATGAGTACAAATCGTAATATTCAGGTTCTCAAAAGTTTGCAATCTATTTATGGACATGGTCGCTTAGCCAATACTGGTTATATGTCTATTTTACCCGTTGATCAGGGAATCGAACATTCTGCCGGTGCTAGTTTTGCTCCAAATCCAATTTATTTTGACTCAGAAAATATTGTCAAGCTGGCAATTGAAGGTGGTTGCAATGCGGTAGCCAGTACTTTTGGTGTGTTGGCTTCTATATCTAGAAAATATGCTCACAAAATTCCTTTTATTGTAAAGATCAATCACAATGAATTATTAACCTATCCCAATAAATTCGACCAGATTATGTTTGGCTCAGTAGAAGAAGCTTGGAATTTGGGTGCAGCAGCAGTAGGAGCAACGATTTATTTTGGATCGGAAGGTTCAAATCAGCAAATTATAGAGGTGTCAGAAGCATTCGAACAAGCACATGAGTTAGGAATGGCTACCATTTTATGGTGTTATACCCGCAATGATGCATTTAAAAAAGATGGAGTTGATTATCACGCATCTGCTGACTTAACAGGACAAGCAAATCATCTTGGATCAACCATTCAGGCTGACATTGTAAAACAAAAATTGCCAACTAATAATGGTGGATATAATGCCATTAAGTTTGGCAAAACAAGTCCTAAAGTATATTCTGAACTGAGTACTGATCATCCTATTGACCTTTGCCGTTATCAGATTGCCAATTCCTATATGGGACGTATTGGTTTGATAAATAGTGGTGGGGCATCATCTGGCGCTTCTGATTTAGCCGAAGCAGTTGAAACAGCTATCATTAACAAAAGAGCTGGTGGTAGTGGTTTAATATCTGGCCGAAAATCATTTCAGCGTCCAATGAAAGAAGGAGTAGCCTTATTGAATGCTATTCAAGATGTTTATTTGAATAAGGATATTACGATTGCATAACATATTATTACAGCTTCACTCATTAAACAATTGAATGAGTAAATGGTATAAAAAAATTGCCGAAGGAATTCCTTCTACATCAATTTTTAGAAAGTCGCTTCCTGAAGGTGTTTGGGATCGATGTCCTACATGCAGTATGAAGATTGCTGAAGTAGATATCGAAGCTCAGCTTTTTGTTTGCACCTGTGGTCATCATTTTAGAATTGGATCCGAAGAATATTTCTCTTTTCTTTTCGATGATGGAAAGTATAAAGAATTGTTTCATGAAATTGTGCCAAAAGACATTCTTAATTTCGAAGGGGTTCAACCCTATAAAGAACGATTAATTAGCGAACAGGAGAAAAGTGGTTTAACTGATGCAGTTCGTGTGGGCAAAGGCAAGCTGAATAATGTTAAACTGATTCTAATTGCCATGGATTTTAGCTTTATAGGTGGAACCATGGGGTCAGTGGTTGGCGAACGCATATCCAGAGCAATTGATCATTGTATAAAAAACAAACTTCCATTAGTTATTATTTCCAGATCGGGTGGTGCAAGAATGATGGAATCCTTTTACTCGTTGATGCAAATGGCTAAGACTTCGGCAAAACTCATTTTATTAAGTCAGGCTGCATTGCCCTATATTTCTATT encodes the following:
- a CDS encoding DUF4835 family protein, whose amino-acid sequence is MMIKKSLVILLLFSASIQLYSQELNVNVNVISPTVQSTDKHVYDNMRDGINEFLRNTVWTEDEFLPNERIECNFYITISDRISTDKFKGKIQIQSVRPIYNTSYNSPMFNFQDDNFVFDYVEHETIEFVEGSFTSNLAAVLSFYVYYIIGLDYDSYSKYGGSAYLKKAQNIVNIAQGKDYPGWDNFSTKKNNRYWLIDQTLDNIHKPLRDLSYSYHRLGLDKMYVEKESGRSEILDVLEKLKKIHRDEPSSFLMTVFFNTKRVEIQNIFSEATTSEKDAIIELVKEIDAAKSSEYSDKLK
- a CDS encoding S41 family peptidase; translated protein: MNKKTQILLPFLFALMVAFGMYLGKRFHPYPYQNKLTEVLNKIDETYVDTIQEDKLINETILKLLQDLDPHSYYIDAADVAAVEQDLDGNFEGIGIEFNILRDTIIVVSPISGGPSEALGIQAGDKFIYIDDEVVAGIGIQNADVRNKLLGKKGSKVNVKLKRNGESDLLDFTITRDKIPLFSIDASYMVNEDIGYIKINRFSATTFDEFKESLYKLEKEGMQSLIVDLSGNPGGYLKAAYDITNQFFSSKKLIVYTEGRMRKRRNYFSNGRGDFTSGKLVVLIDEGSASASEILAGAVQDWDRAIIIGRKTFGKALVQEEFVLSDQSKIRLTVARYYTPMGRFIQKPYDTGTDDYYMEMYERYANGEVYSADSVHFNDSLKFTSANGRIMYGGGGIMPDIFVAIDSSGNTYYLNQLIRSGSFSSFVLQYVDNNRPLLLNKYPDFKAFNTYFSANSVLKEFNVHAKKTGVEYREDEFNKSKDIILNQIKALIARQLYEAEAYYKVFNQMNNKYQKAVEVLQSDKFDELEINSKQ
- a CDS encoding inositol monophosphatase → MYNYQSICNQVIEIVKETAQFQRREYDKLNRANVAFKDKNDLVSYVDIESEKYLIDKLKPLIIGAEFLAEEGHADIDCLRDQAIWIIDPLDGTTNYVHQVPVFSISVALYVNKKAVIGVVYEVIRDECFYAWQDSPSFLNGKEIHVKENDSIQNALIGTGFPIKNFEVKESYLRIFSELIEKSRGLRRLGSAAVDLAYVSCGRYDAFFEYNLNPWDVAAGLFIVQQAGGEVSDFSGGDNYLFGKQILAASSALFKDMQRLIEEKK
- a CDS encoding class I fructose-bisphosphate aldolase, encoding MNFDEIVKLLGEKADYLLNYNNVAISKDNLHLPSSTFVDDIWMSTNRNIQVLKSLQSIYGHGRLANTGYMSILPVDQGIEHSAGASFAPNPIYFDSENIVKLAIEGGCNAVASTFGVLASISRKYAHKIPFIVKINHNELLTYPNKFDQIMFGSVEEAWNLGAAAVGATIYFGSEGSNQQIIEVSEAFEQAHELGMATILWCYTRNDAFKKDGVDYHASADLTGQANHLGSTIQADIVKQKLPTNNGGYNAIKFGKTSPKVYSELSTDHPIDLCRYQIANSYMGRIGLINSGGASSGASDLAEAVETAIINKRAGGSGLISGRKSFQRPMKEGVALLNAIQDVYLNKDITIA
- the accD gene encoding acetyl-CoA carboxylase, carboxyltransferase subunit beta gives rise to the protein MSKWYKKIAEGIPSTSIFRKSLPEGVWDRCPTCSMKIAEVDIEAQLFVCTCGHHFRIGSEEYFSFLFDDGKYKELFHEIVPKDILNFEGVQPYKERLISEQEKSGLTDAVRVGKGKLNNVKLILIAMDFSFIGGTMGSVVGERISRAIDHCIKNKLPLVIISRSGGARMMESFYSLMQMAKTSAKLILLSQAALPYISILTDPTIGGVTASFGMKGDINIAEPNANIGYTGPRVIKESTGKDLPKGFQRSEFLMEKGFLDIIVERKDLKSTLTQLLELIMAKDKEEQA